A section of the Streptomyces sp. V3I8 genome encodes:
- a CDS encoding DMT family transporter has translation MNPVNWARFGLLAALWGCSFAFIKVSLDAFAPLQLAFGRLLVGALVVTLILAVTKGAFPRRAVWGHIVVASVFGNVVPFTLFAVGEQHTTATIAGVIQGATPLVTLGLAAVAIRTEKPTARKVTGLVIGFVGLIVVVGPWRTHGFGSLGGQLACVGAAVSYAISFVYLRRFISPYKIPALAVTAAQLTSAMVITGLITTFSIGWDLPGELTAGPLLSLLVLGGASTGIAFVLMNRLIADAGPTTASGVNYLVPVFSVLVGAVALSESVTWNVPVGGAVVIAALALAEGRLPLPARRGADADAGAPTPAAPAPAPASSPASTAVAREVC, from the coding sequence ATGAATCCCGTCAACTGGGCCCGTTTCGGCCTGCTCGCCGCCCTGTGGGGGTGCAGCTTCGCCTTCATCAAGGTGTCGCTGGACGCCTTCGCGCCCCTCCAACTCGCCTTCGGGCGGCTCCTCGTGGGCGCCCTCGTCGTCACCCTGATCCTCGCCGTGACCAAGGGCGCCTTCCCCCGGCGCGCGGTCTGGGGACACATCGTCGTCGCCTCGGTGTTCGGCAACGTCGTGCCGTTCACCCTCTTCGCCGTCGGGGAGCAGCACACCACCGCCACCATCGCCGGCGTCATCCAGGGCGCCACGCCCCTGGTCACCCTCGGTCTGGCCGCCGTGGCCATCCGCACGGAGAAGCCCACGGCCCGCAAGGTGACCGGGCTCGTGATCGGGTTCGTCGGACTGATCGTCGTCGTCGGGCCGTGGCGGACCCATGGTTTCGGCTCCCTCGGCGGTCAGCTGGCCTGTGTCGGGGCAGCGGTCAGCTACGCGATCAGCTTCGTCTACCTCCGTCGCTTCATCTCCCCGTACAAGATCCCGGCGCTCGCGGTGACCGCGGCACAGCTCACCTCCGCCATGGTCATCACCGGTCTGATCACCACCTTCTCGATCGGCTGGGACCTGCCGGGCGAGCTGACGGCCGGCCCGCTGCTGTCCCTCCTGGTCCTGGGCGGTGCCTCCACCGGTATCGCCTTCGTCCTGATGAACCGGCTCATCGCGGACGCCGGCCCGACCACGGCCTCCGGCGTCAACTACCTGGTCCCCGTGTTCTCCGTGCTGGTCGGAGCGGTGGCGCTCAGCGAGAGCGTCACCTGGAACGTGCCGGTGGGCGGTGCGGTGGTCATCGCCGCGCTCGCCCTCGCGGAGGGGCGGCTGCCGCTGCCGGCGCGCCGCGGCGCGGACGCGGACGCGGGTGCGCCGACGCCTGCCGCTCCGGCTCCAGCTCCGGCTTCTTCTCCGGCTTCGACCGCGGTCGCCCGGGAGGTCTGCTGA
- a CDS encoding cupin domain-containing protein: MPPSSAPATATATTTALGDARIITAAEFEFHPVTGAAPAARTTIATPVSPAAGATHVTLHVVRIAAGESYVPEHSAAEENTAVIFSGTGSAAVGDLALPVERGSAAYAPTGRSLTLTADARGMTAYVWRTPLANAPVGSDPVLHSSLWDETTQLRGFGGTGQVGAAERRATMNFVFWPGNGSSRLCLHCGIQQPGETFNVHLHPDSDEAFIAFEGVGQMYLRDRWIDVGAGDVLYASPGVLHGARNPHTGPTARRFVTCGGPSPYDPALYSAAGYSSQVR, translated from the coding sequence ATGCCCCCATCCAGCGCACCCGCCACAGCCACCGCCACCACCACCGCCCTCGGTGACGCCCGCATCATCACCGCGGCCGAATTCGAGTTCCACCCCGTCACCGGCGCCGCCCCCGCCGCCCGGACCACGATCGCGACCCCGGTCAGCCCGGCCGCCGGTGCCACCCACGTCACCCTCCACGTGGTCCGGATCGCCGCCGGCGAGTCGTACGTCCCCGAGCACAGCGCGGCCGAGGAGAACACCGCCGTGATCTTCTCGGGCACCGGCTCGGCCGCCGTCGGCGACCTCGCCCTCCCCGTCGAGCGCGGGTCCGCCGCCTACGCCCCCACCGGCCGCTCCCTCACCCTCACCGCGGACGCCAGGGGCATGACCGCCTACGTGTGGCGCACCCCCCTCGCGAACGCACCCGTCGGGAGCGATCCCGTCCTGCACTCCTCCCTCTGGGACGAGACCACTCAGCTGCGCGGCTTCGGCGGGACCGGCCAGGTCGGCGCCGCGGAACGCCGGGCCACCATGAACTTCGTCTTCTGGCCCGGGAACGGCAGCAGCCGGCTGTGCCTGCACTGCGGCATCCAGCAGCCGGGCGAGACCTTCAACGTCCATCTCCACCCCGACAGCGACGAGGCGTTCATCGCCTTCGAGGGCGTCGGCCAGATGTACCTGCGCGACCGCTGGATCGACGTGGGCGCGGGCGACGTCCTGTACGCGTCCCCCGGTGTCCTGCACGGCGCCCGCAACCCGCACACCGGTCCCACCGCCCGCCGCTTCGTGACCTGCGGTGGGCCCAGCCCCTACGACCCGGCGCTCTACTCCGCCGCCGGCTACTCCTCACAGGTCAGGTGA
- the asnB gene encoding asparagine synthase (glutamine-hydrolyzing), with amino-acid sequence MCRIYGTFNVHSDRAELRRVADLMHHGGPDAQGVAHRPDWALGNNRLSIMDPEGGAQPYHLGRVTVVFNGEIYNHRELRERLTGLGFHFDDQCDGSVLPALYLTYGDRFAEHLDGMYSVAIMDLRQTPRMVLATDDSGMKPLYYHWDRAAGRFHFASELPALLGFAGVRAEEDEAGLDAYLTSKTPFGNRTMFRGIQVFPPATTAVLSHRDGLRLRQRPMAHELGLRPDRDRTLTEAGDQLRDLLSEEVSRLLIADAPVAAVTSGGLDSSLVTALAARALRDGGGSGSLHTFNIAYTGTWPSDERAYAAEVARAAGTTHHQVEVDPATFPDLMTDVVRHLGQPNADPITLSTFSLFRAVRDAGFKVALTGDAADELFSGYSRMTQAVAAHHGSHWIDGYLDHLAAVPRALRESLYTDEYAFAVNAVGPALPPGVRRILHSSPGTRLQRIGAVEQRYRLPAYHLRRVDHLSMASSVEVRLPFTQPSVVRFAAGLTDEQRLVPGVGVKRALYQAAQGLIPRSVLERPKQPFTLPVTAMLAPGQRLWTLARDVLSPQALRADGRIRPERVDALFDEQAARPGDTVSLALWSLMSHQLWRQEFFGAAGAPLTLHTPVRVLQEAA; translated from the coding sequence GTGTGCCGCATATACGGAACCTTCAACGTCCATTCCGACCGGGCCGAGCTGCGCCGCGTCGCCGACCTGATGCACCACGGCGGTCCCGACGCCCAGGGCGTCGCGCACCGGCCCGACTGGGCGCTCGGCAACAACCGTCTGTCGATCATGGACCCCGAGGGGGGCGCCCAGCCCTACCACCTCGGCCGGGTCACCGTGGTCTTCAACGGTGAGATCTACAACCACCGCGAGCTGCGCGAGCGCCTCACCGGCCTCGGCTTCCACTTCGACGACCAGTGCGACGGCTCCGTGCTCCCCGCGCTGTACCTCACGTACGGGGACCGGTTCGCCGAGCACCTGGACGGCATGTACTCCGTCGCGATCATGGATCTGCGGCAGACCCCGCGCATGGTGCTGGCCACCGACGACTCGGGCATGAAGCCGCTGTACTACCACTGGGACCGTGCCGCCGGCCGCTTCCACTTCGCCTCCGAACTGCCCGCGCTCCTGGGCTTCGCCGGGGTGAGGGCCGAGGAGGACGAGGCGGGTCTGGACGCCTACCTGACCTCCAAGACGCCGTTCGGCAACCGCACCATGTTCCGCGGGATCCAGGTGTTCCCGCCGGCCACCACCGCCGTCCTCAGCCACCGGGACGGGCTGCGGCTCAGGCAGCGTCCGATGGCCCACGAGCTGGGCCTGCGCCCCGACAGGGACCGCACCCTCACCGAGGCCGGCGACCAGCTGCGCGACCTGCTGTCCGAGGAGGTGTCGCGGCTCCTGATCGCGGACGCCCCCGTCGCGGCGGTCACCTCCGGCGGGCTCGACTCCAGTCTCGTCACCGCGCTCGCCGCCCGGGCGCTGCGCGACGGCGGCGGCAGTGGCAGCCTGCACACCTTCAACATCGCCTACACCGGCACCTGGCCGAGCGACGAGCGCGCCTACGCCGCCGAGGTGGCACGCGCCGCCGGCACCACGCACCACCAGGTCGAGGTCGATCCGGCCACCTTCCCGGACCTGATGACCGACGTGGTACGCCACCTGGGGCAGCCGAACGCCGACCCGATCACCCTGTCGACGTTCTCCCTCTTCCGCGCGGTCCGTGACGCCGGCTTCAAGGTCGCCCTCACCGGCGACGCGGCCGACGAACTGTTCAGCGGATACTCCCGGATGACCCAGGCGGTCGCCGCGCACCACGGTTCGCACTGGATCGACGGCTACCTCGACCACCTCGCCGCCGTCCCGCGGGCCCTGCGCGAGAGCCTCTACACCGACGAGTACGCCTTCGCCGTGAACGCGGTCGGTCCGGCCCTGCCGCCCGGCGTCCGGCGGATCCTGCACAGCAGCCCCGGCACCCGGTTGCAGCGCATCGGCGCGGTGGAGCAGCGCTACCGGCTGCCCGCCTACCACCTGCGGCGCGTCGACCACCTGTCGATGGCGAGCTCGGTCGAGGTGCGGCTGCCGTTCACCCAGCCGTCCGTCGTGCGCTTCGCCGCCGGTCTCACCGACGAGCAGCGGCTCGTACCGGGCGTGGGCGTGAAGCGGGCCCTGTACCAGGCCGCGCAGGGGCTCATCCCCCGCAGCGTGCTGGAACGGCCCAAGCAGCCCTTCACCCTCCCGGTCACCGCGATGCTCGCGCCCGGCCAGCGGCTGTGGACCCTCGCCCGGGACGTCCTGTCCCCCCAGGCGCTGCGCGCCGACGGCCGGATCCGCCCGGAGCGGGTCGACGCCCTCTTCGACGAGCAGGCCGCCCGGCCGGGCGACACGGTGTCCCTGGCCCTGTGGTCCCTGATGTCGCACCAGCTGTGGCGCCAGGAGTTCTTCGGCGCGGCGGGAGCGCCCCTCACCCTGCACACCCCGGTACGAGTCCTGCAGGAGGCGGCATGA
- a CDS encoding PrpF domain-containing protein — protein MTISLARAHGTPCPTAVVDARTMPESEPELLARLTELRAALADQGAADVLKNALVQPSRHPLFDLDYRFVQSMPDRLDSFDLRGSCGHSILAAVEAAARTGMIQPLVPGCRVRVNVLNNGDNVVCEAEETTDGGTRFTAHFLCSPPRPVNELLITGEPVTGVRFDGSTVPVSLVSMGNPYLFVHAAELGVHTVEDLFADDLVLFDRMTRLRLAVCRAQGWDTTGAFPKVAALLPDGVGSLAVRAISVPSWHPTVALTGATCLAAGAAVEGTIPYLLSGVSEQSDSGMLALRTPGATVRASARTTGGPHDRRLAWISVAEKQVDYRGPFLPATASEELSWLPLTA, from the coding sequence ATGACCATCAGCCTCGCCCGGGCGCACGGCACCCCGTGCCCGACCGCCGTCGTGGACGCGCGCACCATGCCCGAATCGGAACCCGAACTGCTCGCCCGGCTCACCGAACTGCGGGCGGCCCTCGCCGACCAGGGAGCCGCCGACGTCCTGAAGAACGCCCTCGTCCAGCCCTCCCGGCACCCCCTGTTCGACCTGGACTACCGCTTCGTCCAGTCGATGCCGGACCGTCTCGACAGCTTCGACCTGCGCGGCTCCTGCGGACACTCGATCCTGGCGGCGGTCGAGGCGGCGGCCCGTACCGGCATGATCCAGCCCCTCGTGCCGGGCTGCCGGGTCCGGGTCAACGTGCTCAACAACGGGGACAACGTGGTGTGCGAGGCGGAGGAGACCACGGACGGGGGCACCCGCTTCACGGCGCACTTCCTCTGCTCGCCGCCGCGGCCGGTGAACGAGCTCCTGATCACCGGTGAGCCCGTCACCGGCGTCCGGTTCGACGGGAGCACGGTCCCCGTCTCCCTGGTCTCCATGGGCAATCCGTACCTCTTCGTGCACGCCGCCGAACTGGGCGTCCACACCGTCGAGGACCTCTTCGCCGACGACCTCGTGCTGTTCGACCGGATGACCAGGCTGCGTCTGGCGGTCTGCCGGGCCCAGGGGTGGGACACCACCGGCGCCTTCCCCAAGGTGGCCGCGCTGCTCCCCGACGGTGTGGGCTCCCTCGCGGTCCGTGCCATCTCCGTCCCGTCCTGGCATCCGACGGTGGCGCTCACCGGCGCCACCTGCCTCGCCGCCGGCGCCGCCGTGGAGGGCACGATCCCCTACCTCCTGTCCGGTGTCTCGGAGCAGTCGGACAGCGGCATGCTCGCCCTGCGCACGCCGGGCGCCACGGTCCGCGCCTCGGCCCGTACGACGGGCGGCCCCCACGACCGCCGGCTGGCCTGGATCTCCGTCGCGGAGAAGCAGGTCGACTACCGCGGCCCCTTCCTGCCCGCCACAGCCTCCGAGGAGTTGTCATGGCTTCCGCTGACAGCCTGA
- a CDS encoding acyl-CoA dehydrogenase family protein, translating into MASADSLTVPDAPTLTGLPPAPSAAALTAPVRKLLAAHAQDADESGEPDRPALAVLRESGLLGLALPFEYGGAGADAEGLNTAVEEVAQVNASASIMLFQHYAVSRRILEHGSPALRRRLLPRLARGDWLAASAWSEPGAGANKKQLSTTARRTPDGGWVLNGAKSFTTSAGLADIYLVLARTEEPAPDAAPDTGYGSVGQTFFLIPADTPGLVPDTSLRLTGMRGSATGFVSVHDCHVPDTARLGPIGTAASIIAGVRDSGATLGAVSVGLAQAALDLAHRHAERRGLLAQQAVRHRLVDIAGEVETARAVVERAGRRTAPDPGIATLHSKLVASSAAERVVNAVERLLGSAGYVASNEINRYGRDARAVALMGPTNDLCKELVSLTWNR; encoded by the coding sequence ATGGCTTCCGCTGACAGCCTGACGGTGCCCGACGCGCCGACGCTCACCGGCCTGCCGCCCGCCCCGTCGGCCGCCGCTCTGACCGCGCCCGTGCGCAAGCTGCTGGCCGCCCATGCCCAGGACGCCGACGAGAGCGGCGAACCCGACCGGCCGGCCCTGGCGGTGCTGCGCGAGAGCGGCCTGCTGGGTCTGGCGCTGCCCTTCGAGTACGGCGGCGCGGGTGCGGACGCCGAAGGGCTCAACACGGCCGTCGAAGAGGTGGCGCAGGTCAACGCCTCCGCCTCGATCATGCTCTTCCAGCACTACGCGGTCAGCCGGCGCATCCTCGAACACGGCAGTCCGGCCCTGCGCCGCAGGCTGCTGCCCCGGCTGGCCCGGGGCGACTGGCTGGCCGCCTCCGCCTGGAGCGAGCCGGGGGCCGGCGCGAACAAGAAGCAGCTGTCCACCACCGCCCGCCGCACGCCCGACGGCGGCTGGGTCCTGAACGGCGCCAAGTCCTTCACCACCAGCGCCGGTCTGGCCGACATCTACCTGGTGCTGGCCCGGACGGAGGAACCGGCGCCGGACGCCGCCCCGGACACCGGCTACGGTTCCGTCGGCCAGACCTTCTTCCTGATACCGGCCGACACCCCGGGGCTGGTGCCCGACACCTCGCTGCGGCTGACCGGCATGCGCGGTTCGGCGACGGGGTTCGTCTCCGTGCACGACTGCCACGTCCCCGACACCGCCCGGCTGGGGCCGATCGGCACGGCCGCCTCGATCATCGCCGGCGTCCGGGACAGCGGTGCCACGCTCGGCGCCGTGTCCGTGGGCCTGGCCCAGGCCGCCCTCGACCTGGCCCATCGGCACGCGGAGCGCCGCGGCCTGCTGGCCCAGCAGGCGGTACGTCACCGGCTGGTGGACATCGCCGGCGAGGTGGAGACGGCCCGTGCGGTCGTCGAGCGGGCCGGCCGGCGTACCGCTCCCGACCCCGGGATCGCCACGCTGCACTCCAAGCTCGTCGCCTCCTCGGCCGCCGAGCGCGTCGTCAACGCCGTCGAGCGGCTCCTGGGCTCGGCCGGCTACGTCGCCTCGAACGAGATCAACCGCTACGGACGCGACGCCCGCGCCGTCGCCCTGATGGGACCGACCAACGACCTCTGCAAGGAACTGGTGAGTCTGACGTGGAACCGTTGA
- a CDS encoding dihydroorotase family protein, with protein MEPLNPLPAGLPTDPAGPAELSVVGGRLVTPDGVRDGTVVVRDGKVAALLAPGEPVPPGPRLDARGRYVLPGLIDSHVHFRTPGLEYKEDWEHGSRAALVGGVTTVMDMPNTRPPSLDESSMLAKAEVIEGTSRVDYRFHMGADPDRPELLAELDPRIASSAKVFMAGHHTAPVVFRDGEQLRRAFAAAARGGVRLVLHAEDQHVFDLLDASAGTPDSYGGYEPHRPRSGGIVAVAQVVRLVREFGTNAHILHVSSAEEADLLAAAAAEGLPLTYEVTGHHLSFTHDDTTRRGPRTRLSPAIRESRDQRRLWQAVLRGEVATLGSDHAPHTVEEKNRPPADAPPGLPGVQELATAVWTGLRTRDIGPDEAAAHLARLMGAGPAALFDLHGKGRLEPGADADLALLDPSERWQFSSRDVQALCGWSAYEGWTFTGRFTSTVKAGRVAWDFRDGFTGAPEGRWLQGAARPLEVAR; from the coding sequence GTGGAACCGTTGAATCCCCTGCCCGCCGGCCTTCCCACCGATCCGGCCGGCCCTGCCGAACTGAGCGTCGTCGGCGGCCGGCTCGTCACCCCCGACGGTGTCCGCGACGGAACGGTCGTCGTCCGTGACGGCAAGGTGGCGGCCCTGCTCGCACCCGGTGAGCCGGTGCCCCCGGGTCCCCGTCTCGACGCCCGCGGCCGCTACGTGCTGCCGGGACTCATCGACTCCCACGTCCACTTCCGCACTCCTGGCCTGGAGTACAAGGAGGACTGGGAGCACGGCAGCCGGGCCGCCCTCGTCGGCGGTGTGACGACCGTGATGGACATGCCCAACACCCGCCCGCCGTCCCTCGACGAGTCCAGCATGCTCGCCAAGGCCGAGGTCATCGAGGGCACGTCCCGGGTCGACTACCGCTTCCACATGGGCGCCGATCCCGACCGCCCCGAGCTGCTGGCCGAGCTCGACCCGCGGATAGCGTCCTCGGCGAAGGTCTTCATGGCCGGCCACCACACGGCTCCGGTGGTGTTCCGGGACGGCGAGCAGTTGCGGCGCGCCTTCGCCGCGGCCGCCCGCGGCGGTGTCCGGCTCGTGCTGCACGCCGAGGACCAGCACGTCTTCGACCTCCTCGACGCGAGCGCGGGCACCCCGGACTCGTACGGCGGGTACGAGCCGCACCGGCCGCGGTCGGGAGGCATCGTCGCCGTCGCCCAGGTCGTCCGGCTGGTGCGCGAGTTCGGCACGAACGCGCACATCCTGCACGTGTCGTCGGCGGAGGAGGCCGACCTGCTGGCGGCGGCCGCCGCCGAGGGACTGCCGCTGACGTACGAAGTGACGGGCCACCACCTGTCGTTCACCCACGACGACACCACCCGGCGCGGTCCCCGTACGCGGCTCTCCCCGGCCATCCGCGAGTCCCGTGACCAGAGGCGCCTGTGGCAGGCGGTGCTGCGCGGGGAGGTCGCCACCCTGGGCAGCGACCACGCCCCGCACACCGTGGAGGAGAAGAACCGTCCGCCGGCCGACGCGCCGCCCGGCCTGCCCGGTGTGCAGGAGCTGGCCACGGCCGTCTGGACGGGCCTGCGCACCAGGGACATCGGCCCGGACGAGGCCGCCGCGCACCTGGCCCGGCTGATGGGCGCGGGACCCGCCGCGCTCTTCGACCTGCACGGCAAGGGACGGCTCGAACCGGGCGCGGACGCCGACCTGGCCCTGCTGGACCCGTCCGAACGCTGGCAGTTCTCCTCCCGTGACGTACAGGCGCTGTGCGGCTGGTCCGCGTACGAGGGCTGGACCTTCACCGGACGTTTCACCAGCACGGTGAAGGCGGGCCGCGTCGCCTGGGACTTCCGCGACGGTTTCACCGGGGCTCCGGAGGGCCGCTGGCTGCAGGGCGCGGCCCGGCCCCTGGAGGTGGCCCGATGA
- a CDS encoding flavin reductase family protein → MTSTLLKSQSSHARTPVPVPVPAPAPAASQDLADAFRTAMSALAAPVTIVTCYDELGRPRGLTASAVSSLSLAPPLFLVCLDRNSRTHDALTGAEDFAVHLLGPGEEHLVERFMRPAEQRFDGIPLATEFHRAPVIRDASLTLRCVRHDVLEGGDHTILVGRVTGVGGEPAHSGGLLWHRRGFAHARRP, encoded by the coding sequence ATGACGTCGACGCTGCTCAAGTCCCAGTCGTCGCACGCCCGTACGCCCGTACCTGTGCCTGTGCCGGCACCCGCTCCCGCGGCTTCGCAGGATCTGGCCGACGCCTTCCGGACCGCGATGTCGGCCCTGGCGGCCCCCGTCACCATCGTCACCTGCTACGACGAACTGGGCAGGCCGCGCGGTCTGACGGCCAGCGCCGTCAGTTCGCTCTCCCTGGCCCCGCCGCTGTTCCTCGTCTGCCTCGACCGGAACTCCCGTACGCACGACGCGCTGACCGGCGCCGAGGACTTCGCCGTGCATCTGCTCGGGCCCGGCGAGGAACACCTCGTCGAGCGTTTCATGCGGCCGGCCGAGCAGCGCTTCGACGGCATCCCGCTGGCCACGGAGTTCCACCGGGCGCCCGTCATCAGGGACGCCTCCCTGACCCTGCGCTGTGTCCGCCACGACGTCCTGGAAGGAGGCGACCACACGATCCTGGTGGGCCGGGTGACCGGTGTGGGCGGTGAGCCCGCACACTCGGGCGGCCTGCTCTGGCACCGACGGGGCTTCGCGCACGCGCGCCGCCCGTGA